The following proteins come from a genomic window of Nicotiana tomentosiformis chromosome 12, ASM39032v3, whole genome shotgun sequence:
- the LOC104118749 gene encoding polyphenol oxidase E, chloroplastic-like: protein MASSFVLQAPWAITTNLSCFPSFTKPSHVFPHKKPNNKFQVSCNQNNEANNSQEKVERRNLLLGLGGIYGAAHLLPYDALASPIPSPTLTQCGTAIIEGDKPVPYTCCPPIPEIKDVPYYNPPPVSRFRVRPAAHTVDDEYIAKYNEAYSRMKALPTDDPRSFMQQANIHCAYCNGAYKVGGKELQVHFSWLFFPFHRWYIYFYERILASLIDDPTFALPYWNWDNPKGMHLPDMFDVEGTSIYNERRNQKHRNGFIMDLGYAGEDVVANDLQKLVNNLTLMYRQMITNAPCPSLFFGKPYRFGSEPSPGMGTIENVPHNSIHRWVGDPRQPNEEDMGNFYSSGKDPAFFSLHANVDRMWTIWKTLGGKRKDISDPDYLDTEFFFYDEKAKPFRVRVRDCLDEKKLGYTFQPMDIPWKNFKPQPRKNKKNVKIDPNSVPPASQVFPIKKLDKTVTFSVARPKRLRTKKEKEDEEELLTFKNVELDVRKFVRFDVFLNEDNDVIANEIDRTEFVGSFANLPHIHDDPKKEKFPEFSLAINELLEDLKLEGDDLVVVTLVPKSGGENVSIEAVEIQLVPC from the exons ATGGCTTCTTCATTTGTTCTTCAAGCTCCATGGGCTATCACAACCAACTTATCTTGTTTTCCTTCCTTTACAAAACCCTCACATGTTTTCCCACACAAAAAACCAAACAATAAGTTCCAAGTATCATGCAACCAAAACAATGAGGCAAATAATTCTCAAGAAAAAGTTGAAAGGAGAAATCTTCTTCTTGGTTTAGGAGGAATTTATGGTGCTGCCCATCTTTTACCATATGATGCTTTAGCAAGTCCCATCCCATCCCCTACTCTTACACAATGTGGCACTGCCATAATTGAAGGTGATAAACCTGTGCCCTACACTTGTTGTCCTCCTATCCCGGAAATCAAAGACGTTCCTTACTATAACCCTCCTCCTGTATCCAGATTTCGCGTTCGTCCTGCAGCTCATACTGTAGATGACGAATACATAGCTAAATATAACGAAGCTTATTCGCGTATGAAGGCGTTGCCGACAGACGATCCTCGTAGTTTCATGCAACAAGCCAATATCCATTGTGCTTATTGCAATGGTGCTTATAAAGTTGGAGGCAAAGAGTTACAAGTTCACTTCTCGTGGCTTTTCTTCCCTTTTCATAGATG GTACATATACTTCTATGAGAGAATCTTGGCTTCCCTAATTGATGACCCTACATTTGCTTTGCCATATTGGAATTGGGACAATCCTAAAGGCATGCATTTGCCTGACATGTTTGATGTCGAAG GTACAAGTATATATAACGAAAGGCGAAACCAAAAGCATAGGAATGGGTTTATTATGGATCTTGGTTATGCTGGAGAAGATGTGGTAGCAAATGATCTACAAAAACTGGTTAATAATCTCACTCTAATGTATCGTCAAATGATCACTAATGCCCCTTGCCCTTCGCTCTTCTTTGGCAAACCTTATAGATTTGGAAGTGAACCTAGTCCAGGGATGGGTACTATAGAAAATGTGCCACATAATTCTATACATAGATGGGTTGGTGATCCAAGACAACCAAATGAAGAAGACATGGGAAATTTTTATTCGTCAGGCAAAGATCCTGCATTTTTTTCACTTCACGCCAATGTTGATCGAATGTGGACAATATGGAAAACACTGGGAGGAAAACGTAAGGATATTAGTGACCCAGATTATTTGGACACTGAGTTCTTTTTCTACGATGAAAAGGCAAAGCCTTTTCGTGTTAGGGTTCGAGATTGCTTGGATGAAAAGAAATTGGGATATACATTTCAACCAATGGATATACCTTGGAAGAATTTCAAGCCACAaccaagaaagaacaaaaagaatgtCAAGATTGATCCAAATTCAGTTCCACCAGCTAGTCAAGTATTCCCTATAAAGAAATTGGACAAGACTGTAACATTTTCAGTGGCTAGACCTAAAAGATTAAGAACTAAAAAAGAGAAGGAAGATGAAGAGGAACTATTGACTTTCAAGAATGTGGAATTGGATGTGAGAAAGTTTGTAAGGTTTGATGTTTTCCTCAATGAGGATAATGATGTGATTGCAAATGAGATAGACAGGACAGAATTTGTTGGGAGTTTTGCAAATTTACCACATATTCATGATGAtcccaaaaaagaaaaatttccTGAATTTAGCCTGGCTATTAATGAATTATTGGAGGATTTAAAACTTGAAGGTGATGATCTTGTTGTGGTGACTCTGGTTCCTAAAAGTGGAGGGGAAAATGTTTCCATTGAAGCTGTTGAGATCCAGTTGGTCCCTTGTTAA